In a single window of the Rhopalosiphum padi isolate XX-2018 chromosome 1, ASM2088224v1, whole genome shotgun sequence genome:
- the LOC132917483 gene encoding serine protease snake-like, which yields MKSYTNLQYFLTVFILCFMNLGYNAQILELYEGDICRKGNGKSSDSICRNIKNCPVAMEGLKENIRPQLCSFSGSIPIVCCPPANKNPSIPPPTRPTSPSSTTLPPKPSTSTTKKPIVRTYSATEMCTQYSELIYFIIQDPILTSNNQEYIKIKDCYDAITLITNGTEAKPKEFPHMALLGYNEKPDSWACGGSLISKNFVLTAAHCEKQNKNPAKWARLGDLDYASDTDEAKPNDYKIIERIIHPNYKPPSLYNDIALFRLERDVDFSPFVRPICLNTDQSLRPPAIIATGWGRTDTAESASSKLLKVSINTIPTKQCDQSYLYMANRNQKLSRGIVDDLMLCTGNPEGGNDTCAGDSGGPIQIIHNRYMCMYSQIGITSFSGVYCGTDTPGVYTRVSNYISWIEKIVWPRIK from the exons atgaaaagttATACTAACTTGCAATATTTTTTGactgtgtttatattatgttttatgaattTGGGATACAATGCACAAATACTGGAATTATATGAAG GTGATATTTGCCGTAAAGGTAATGGGAAATCTTCCGACTCCATTTgtcgaaatattaaaaattgtccaGTTGCAATGGAAGGACTCAAGGAAAATATTAGACCGCAATTATGCTCATTCAGTGGATCAATTCCTATAGTTTGTTGTCCGCCAGCAAATAAAAACCCTTCCATTCCACCCCCTACCCGGCCTACCAGTCCATCCTCTACCACTTTACCCCCTAAACCATCTACTTCTACAACAAAAAAACCAATTGTGAGAACATATTCAGCCACTGaaa tgTGCACTCAGTATtcagaattaatttattttataattcaggATCCTATATTAACGTCAAATAATCAGgaatacatcaaaattaaagATTGCTATGATGCGATTACCTTAATTACCAACGGTACAGAAGCTAAACCGAAGGAATTTCCTCACATG gcTTTGTTAGGTTATAATGAAAAACCAGATTCGTGGGCATGTGGAGGATCGTTGATAAGTAAGAATTTTGTACTAACGGCAGCTCActgtgaaaaacaaaataaaaaccc gGCAAAATGGGCTCGCTTAGGTGATCTAGATTATGCCTCGGACACTGACGAGGCTAAACCTaatgactataaaataattgaacgcATAATACATCCAAATTATAAACCACCTTCTTTATACAACGATATAGCATTGTTTCGCTTAGAAAGAGATGTAGACTTCTCGCCATTTGTACGACCTATTTGTCTCAATACAGATCAATCTTTAAGACCACCAGCAATAATAGCTACAGGATGGGGAAGAACTGATACag ctgAATCTGCAAGCtcgaaattattaaaagtaagtaTAAACACTATTCCGACCAAACAGTGCGATCAAAGTTACTTATACATGGCAAATAGAAATCAAAAATTGTCTCGAGGAATAGTTGATGACCTTATGTTATGTACTGGCAATCCAGAAGGTGGAAATGATACTTGTGca ggcGATTCAGGTGGCCCGAttcaaataatacacaataggTACATGTGTATGTATTCACAAATAGGAATAACGTCATTTTCGGGGGTATACTGTGGAACGGATACACCTGGTGTTTATACTCGGGTATCGAATTACATTTCATGGATTGAAAAAATCGTTTGGCCaagaattaaataa